ACACAAGTGAAACATTTAGCAAGTGGTTGTAAGAAAACTGGCTGCCCCCTTAAGGAATTCTTAATATATTCGTTTGATGTTGCTGTTAAGTCGTTGGATTGATACTGTTTAAACTGATTTCCCCAGAAGAAAGAATCTTTTCTGTTTTGTCATGGAGTTGTACGACTAATTCACCATGATCGTTGATGGAGACCGCAATTCCTTCATATTCAACACCTGTTTGAGTGAATGAAACAGTCTTGCCGAGGACAAATGATTTTTGGCGATATTCTTCTAAGAAATGTTGTTCTGGTAATTGATTTAGAATGGCATAAAATTGATTCCAGATTTCTCCAATCAGTTCGTTTCTTGTAATCGTTGGTTCCTCTTTTGGAAATAGAGAGGTTGCTTTTTTTCTTAATTCCTTTGGAAATTCCTCTTGTTTTAAAGAGAAGTTGATTCCCATGCCGATGATGACATTTGAGATTTGTCCCGATTCAACATCACTCATTGCTTCTGATAAAATACCACAGACTTTCTTTCCGTTGATATAGATATCATTGACCCATTTGATTTCAGTAGAGACCTTGACCAACTTGTCCATTGCACGAGTAACTGCTACAGCCATGATCACAGTATATTGCGCCATTTCTTCAAAGTTTTGATTTGGTCTTAATAACATACTCATGTAGATGCCGCTACCCGCTTTTGAGAAGAAAGGGCGACCGAAGCGACCGATCGGTGCTTCTTGGATATCTGCTACGATCAATGTATTATCAGGTTCACCATTGATTGCGGCTAGTTTTGCATCTTTCATTGTAGATTCTGATGAGTTTAGCACCGTGATCGAAAGGCTAGGTGTTGTTGATTTTAGAGCTAAACGGATTCCTTCTGCTGATAAAACGTCTGATTTTCCGTAGCAATAGCCTTTATTACGGCTACTTGAAATGATGTGCCCCTCTTTTTTTAATTCGTTGATCGCTTTCCAGATTGCAGTTCGAGATAAAGAAAGTTGTTGAGCCATTTCTTCACCCGAAATAAAATTGGGGGCTTGTTTCATTAATAGGGTTAATACCTGACTTTTCGTAGACATACACTTCGCTCCTTTATAATAGTTTCATTGTATCTGATGGTAGGAAGGTGGGTCAACCACCATCCGCCTGAAAGAGGAGATAAAAATCCATCTAAGGATGTATGAGTTTTCCTGGAAAAATTGCTATACTTACGTAGTAGGAACGAAAGATACTGGTTATTATTATAGAGATGGAGTGGGGAAGAATGGAAAAGCAACAATATGTTTGTGATAAGTGTGGCAACACACATTATGTATCAGATCAGTTTCAAGCAACAGGAGGAAACTTTTCAAAGATTTTTGATATACAAAATAAGAAATTTATCACAGTGAGCTGTACGAGATGCGGATTTACGGAATTGTACCGTGGTCAAACATCAGATGGCTGGAATGTTTTAGACTTTTTAATGGGTGGCTAATAGCCAACAAAATAAATAAAAAAGGAGTTCAAGTGTATGCTGCACTTGAACTCTTTTTTTAAACTAGTAGTAGTTGATCGTCTTTTAATTCACTGCCACTATTTTTGTGGAACATTTCCATCAACTCGTTAACGGTTAGATCTTTTTTCCGTTCGGCAGGGACATCTACTACAACTTGCCCTTGATGAAGCATAATCAGACGGTTGCCATAACGAATCGCATCTTCCATATCGTGAGTAACCATAAAGGCTGTCAGGTTTTGTTCCTGTATTAATTTTTCAGTTAGCTCCATAACTGTGATCGATGTTTTAGGATCTAATGCTGCGGTATGTTCATCCAGTAAAATCAGTTTGGGACGAATCAAGGTAGCCATAAGCAAAGTGATTGCTTGACGTTGTCCGCCAGATAGTAAACCAATTTCCGCACCTAAGCGATTTTCTAAGCCTAAGTTCAAACTGGCTAATTGTTCTTTGAAGAAATTACGGTCGTTTTTACGAACGCCGTTTCCCAAACCGCGTTTTTTTCCACGTTTCATTGCAAGGGCCATGTTTTCTTCCACAGTTAAACGTACAGCAGTCCCCATCTTTGGATCTTGAAACACACGGCTGATTTGTTTAGAGCGAGCAACGACACGCTGTTTGGTAATATCTTTACCATTTAAAGTTAATTGCCCTTCTTCAATCGGTAATGTTCCAGCAATGCTGTTTAGTAAAGTCGATTTACCAGCACCGTTTCCGCCGATGATCGTAATGAATTCACCTTGATTGATTGTTAAATCAATGCCTTTTAGTACATGGTTTTCATTGACTGTTCCACGCTCGAAATATTGGTGTAAATTTTTGATTGTTAGTACAGGCTCCATTAGTTGGCTCCTCCTTTACGTTTCCCTAGTTTAGAAAAACCTAATTTTTTTTGAATCAATGGTGAAGATAGACAAATCACCAGAATAATTGCTGAGAATAATTTTAAATCAGCTGGATCGACACGTAGCTCTAGTACGCAAGCAAGGATAAAACGGTATAAAATTGCACCAATCACAATTGTAAGCAAACGCAAACCAAGTGATTTATTTTTAAAGAGAACTTCTGCAATGATAATGGAAGCAAGTCCGATAACGATCGTTCCAATACCGGAATTCAAATCAGCGAAGTTATTATTTTGTACAAGTAACGCACCAGCTAAGGCAATACACCCATTTGACAACATATAGCCGATGATTTTCATGTTGTCGGTTTTGATTCCGTTTGCTTCACTCATATCGATGTTGTCACCCGTTGCTCGAGTGGCCAAACCAATTTCAGTTTTAAAGAATAAGACAAGTAAAATAATGACTAAAAGAACGATGATTGTACCGACAACTATCGCGCTGTTGATTTTAGTGAGTCCTAATGATTGAGCGTGAGAGAAAATCGAATCTGTTCCAATTAAAGAAATATTTGGAGCGCCCATGATACGTGAGTTGATACTGTAAAGTCCAGTCATCGTGATGATTCCTGCTAATAAAGCTGGGATTTTTAATTTTGTGTGTAAAAGTCCTGAAACAAGTCCTGCTAACATGCCGGCTATAAAGGCAATTATCAATGCAAAGATTGGCGCTATCATATAATGGATATCGAATAAAGACTGGACTGGCGCCGGCCAAGTCGTTGGGTCTTTAGCTAAAATAACGGCAGCGACTGCACCGCCTAAAGGAAAACTTCCTTCAGTAGTCAAATCAGCGATATCTAAAATACGGTAAGTCAGGAAGACTCCGATGGCGAGTAAGGACCACAGAAGACCTTGAGAGGTTGAAGATAGTAATATGTCTAACAATAAAATCAGCTTCTTTCAGTAGTTTTATGTAAAGGTTGAGAAAAAAGCGTTTAGTTTCGAAAAGCCGGTTGCTTTTCTCTCAACGTTTATTTAGGAATTAAGGTGCTTTGATCGTGTCTAGATCAATATCCAACGCTTTTGCCATGTCTTTATTCACGAAAAGTTCTAAGTCTTTTGCTTTTTCAACAGGCATATCCTCAGGTTTTGCTTCACCTTTTAGAATTTTTGCTGCCATAGCCCCGGTTTGTTTGCCCAATGATTTATAGTCGATACCTACAGTGGCCAAGCCACCTTCTTCGACTTGCTCAATTGAACCTGCAATGACTGGCGTTTTATGTTCTTTTGCTACTTCGCCGATAACAGCAGCTGCTGAAGCGAAAGTGTTGTCGGTTGGAATATAAATTGCATCAACATCTTTGGCTAAGCTAGTCGTTACTTGCTGTACGTCGTTTGTTGAGTTAGCCGTTAAAACTTTTGATTTGATGCCAGCATTTTTTAAGGCTTTTTCTGCCATATCCGCTTGGAATTTAGAATTGGCTTCACCTGCGTTATACATGATTCCGACAGTTTTAGCATCAGGGACGATAGATAATAGTAAGGTAATTTGTTTGTCGATAGGGACGATATCAGTAGTCCCAGTTACGTTACCACCAGGTTTTTCATCTGATTTTACGAGTTTGGCACTCACTAAATCTGTTACTGCTGTGACTAAAATTGGAATATCTGTTGTTTCGTTCAACAGTGATTGCGCAGCGGGTGTTGCAATTCCTAGTAAGAGATCTGGTTTTTCTTTGACTAATTTTTCACTCATACTTTTTAATTGTGCTTGATCATTTTGGGCATTGCTATAGTCAATGGTTAGGTTGTCGCCGTCTTTGAATCCATTATCAGCTAAGCCTTCTTTGAATCCTTCAAAAGCAGCATCTAGTGAGCCATGTTCAACAGGTTGTAAAACACCGATCTTCTTACTATCACTGTTTGTGTCGCTGTCTGTCTTCTTGCCATCTCCACATGCGCCAAGAGCCAATAGTGCTACTGCTGATACAATACTTAGTCCTAATAGTTTCTTTTTCATCTTGATTCCTCCAATTATAATTAATAAAACAAAAAATCCATTCAGACAATATGCCTAAATGGATTGATAAAAGTCGTAAGATAAACACTTCTTCATTAAGCCACTTAGGATTGTCTACGTGGCGTTTGTTCAGTACAAAATGCTTTAGCCATCATAGATACAAAAACAGGTTTTTGCTGTTTGTACCCACGATTTCATGAATACAAAACTATCTAAAGTAGCTAAAGTAAGCTTTATTCAGTTGTGAGTTGATTAAGTGTGTCATAAAAATCCCTCCGCAAATTGAATTGTTTACAGTATAAAGGAAAAGTGAGGTAGATGTCAACAGATTATTTTAAATTTTCTGAACATTCATATAATGCTATTAAATAAAAAAAGAGATAAAAATAATTATAAATTTTGTGAAATATTTAAATTATTCCTAATGTTAAACACTGGAAAAGAGATATCTTTGTGAATTTCAACGGGTTCATGCTAGAATTTAACTGGATAAATAGTAAACAACTAGGAGGATGTATATGATTTCGAAAAAATTAATTACGTTAGGCACATTAGCAGCAACAGTATTGGTATTAGGTGCATGTAACGGAGATAAGAAAGAATCTAAAGACAGTTCATCAGACAGCAAAACAGCAACATCAATGAGTTCAAGTGTTGATGCAGTGAGTGGTGCGTCAATCAGTGATAAACCAGAAGTGATCGAAAAAGCCTTGAGTAAAGATGGTAACTGGATCGTTGCAGCAACAGCTGATCTTACTTTTGACAAAGATGTAACAGTAGCTGGTGAGTTTCACGACAAAGGGGAAGCATCAGGCGATATTTATAGAAAATTAGCATTGTATGCCCAAGATTCAGATAAAAAAATTACAGCTGAATATACATTAACTGTTCCTAAGTTAGTTGTTGAAACAGAAAACTTCAATATTGTTAACGGAACCGTTAAAGGGGATATCTTAGTAAAAGCGAACGGTTTTGTCTTGAATGGAACCAAAGTTGAAGGAAATGTAACGTTTGAAAAAGAAGAATACAAAACTTCTGCAACGTTAGATAAAGAAGGCGCTGAAATTACTGGAGAAACTACGGTTCAATAAGTAAAAAAGCGGAGGACATTCGATAAAAATTGAATGTCTTTTTTTGCAAAAAAAAGATTGCTATAATCATACGAAAAACCTTGACTTTTACTATAGAAGGAAGTACAATATACAGATGCAAAAACTATCTGAAAAATGACAAAGCAGGAGCGAAATATTGTCCGTTCCGGTTTTTAATAGGGAAACAAAAGTAGAAACGCACGAGAAATTTTCAAGAGCACATTCTATTTTTGGTTTTTTTTTGCCTAAAAACTGCAAAAAATGCTCAATATTACGGATATTTAATATTTGTAATATTAAAGAAATATTTTCGGTTAGTGTTTTGATAGACTTTTAATTAGAGGAGTGAAGAGCTTGGCTGGACACGTAGTAAAATACGGAAAACACCGCGAACGTAGAAGTTTCGCCCGGATCAGTGAAGTGTTGGAATTACCCAACTTGATCGAAATTCAAACAGACTCTTACCAATGGTTTTTAGATGAAGGACTAAGAGAAATGTTTGAGGACATTTTACCGATCGATGATTTTCAAGGGAATTTATCTTTGGAATTTGTGGATTATGAATTAAAAGAACCTAAGTATACGGTAGAAGAAGCGCGTGCACATGACGCAAACTATTCTGCACCGTTACACGTTACTCTACGATTGACGAACCGTGAATCTGGAGAAATCAAATCACAAGAAGTATTCTTCGGTGATTTCCCTCTAATGACTGAAATGGGAACATTTATCATCAATGGTGCAGAGCGTGTTATCGTTTCTCAATTAGTACGTTCACCTGGTGTTTATTTCCATGGCAAAGTAGATAAAAATGGTAAAGAAGGCTTTGGCTCAACAGTGATTCCTAACCGTGGTGCATGGTTAGAAATGGAAACTGATGCGAAAGATATCTCTTATGTACGTATTGACCGTACGCGTAAAATTCCTTTAACTGTGTTAGTACGTGCCTTAGGTTTTGGCTCTGATGATACAATTTTTGAAATTTTTGGTGAAACATTAAGCTTACGTAATACGATCGAAAAAGATTTACACAAAAATGCTAGCGACTCTCGTACTGAAGAAGGCTTGAAAGATATTTATGAGCGTCTTCGACCTGGTGAGCCGAAAACGGCTGACAGTTCTCGTAATTTGTTAAATGCTCGTTTCTTCGATCCAAAACGTTATGACTTAGCGAATGTTGGTCGTTACAAGGTCAACAAAAAATTAGATTTAAAAACACGTCTATTGAACCTAACTCTAGGAGAAACATTGATCGATTCTGAAACAGGAGAAATCCTTGTTGAAAAAGGAACAGTGTTGACTCACCAAGTTATGGAAACACTAGGTGAACATATCGATAACGGCTTAAATAGCGTAACGTATTACCCAAGTGAAGATGGTGTGGTTACTGAACCAATGACAGTTCAAGTAATTAAGGTTCTTTCTCCAAAAGATCCAGAACGCATCGTTAACGTGATCGGTAATGGCTATCCTGATACAAGTGTGAAAACTGTTCGTCCAGCAGATATCGTAGCTTCAATGAGTTATTTCTTTAACTTACAAGAAGACATCGGTAATGTAGATGATATCGATCACTTGGGTAACCGTCGTATTCGTTCAGTTGGTGAATTACTACAAAACCAATTCCGTATTGGTTTAGCTCGTATGGAGCGTGTAGTTCGTGAAAGAATGTCGATTCAAGATACTGAAACACTAACACCACAACAATTGATCAATATTCGTCCAGTAGTGGCAAGTATCAAAGAATTCTTTGGTTCTTCTCAGTTATCACAGTTCATGGATCAAACAAATCCTCTAGGTGAGTTGACACACAAACGTCGTCTATCTGCCTTAGGACCTGGTGGTTTGACTCGTGACCGTGCCGGCTATGAAGTTCGAGATGTTCACTATTCCCATTATGGCCGTATGTGTCCGATCGAAACACCTGAGGGACCAAATATCGGGTTGATCAATAGCTTGTCAAGTTATGCCAAAGTGAACAAATTTGGTTTTATCGAAACACCTTATCGTCGTGTTGATCGTGCCACTGGCAGAGTAACAGATAAAGTAGATTACCTAACTGCTGACACAGAGGATCACTATATCGTAGCGCAAGCAAACTCACGCTTAAATGAAGATGGAACATTCGCTGAAGAATTAGTAATGGCTCGTCTGCAAAGTGAAAACCTTGAAGTGACGATCGATAGAGTCGATTACATGGACGTTTCACCTAAACAAGTAGTTGCTGTTGCGACGGCATGTATTCCTTTCTTGGAAAACGATGACTCCAACCGTGCCTTGATGGGTGCCAACATGCAACGTCAAGCAGTACCGTTGATCCAACCTCGTTCACCACTTGTGGGAACTGGTATGGAATACAAATCAGCGCAT
The DNA window shown above is from Enterococcus sp. 12C11_DIV0727 and carries:
- a CDS encoding biotin--[acetyl-CoA-carboxylase] ligase, which translates into the protein MSTKSQVLTLLMKQAPNFISGEEMAQQLSLSRTAIWKAINELKKEGHIISSSRNKGYCYGKSDVLSAEGIRLALKSTTPSLSITVLNSSESTMKDAKLAAINGEPDNTLIVADIQEAPIGRFGRPFFSKAGSGIYMSMLLRPNQNFEEMAQYTVIMAVAVTRAMDKLVKVSTEIKWVNDIYINGKKVCGILSEAMSDVESGQISNVIIGMGINFSLKQEEFPKELRKKATSLFPKEEPTITRNELIGEIWNQFYAILNQLPEQHFLEEYRQKSFVLGKTVSFTQTGVEYEGIAVSINDHGELVVQLHDKTEKILSSGEISLNSINPTT
- a CDS encoding zinc ribbon domain-containing protein; this translates as MEKQQYVCDKCGNTHYVSDQFQATGGNFSKIFDIQNKKFITVSCTRCGFTELYRGQTSDGWNVLDFLMGG
- a CDS encoding ABC transporter ATP-binding protein; protein product: MEPVLTIKNLHQYFERGTVNENHVLKGIDLTINQGEFITIIGGNGAGKSTLLNSIAGTLPIEEGQLTLNGKDITKQRVVARSKQISRVFQDPKMGTAVRLTVEENMALAMKRGKKRGLGNGVRKNDRNFFKEQLASLNLGLENRLGAEIGLLSGGQRQAITLLMATLIRPKLILLDEHTAALDPKTSITVMELTEKLIQEQNLTAFMVTHDMEDAIRYGNRLIMLHQGQVVVDVPAERKKDLTVNELMEMFHKNSGSELKDDQLLLV
- a CDS encoding ABC transporter permease is translated as MLDILLSSTSQGLLWSLLAIGVFLTYRILDIADLTTEGSFPLGGAVAAVILAKDPTTWPAPVQSLFDIHYMIAPIFALIIAFIAGMLAGLVSGLLHTKLKIPALLAGIITMTGLYSINSRIMGAPNISLIGTDSIFSHAQSLGLTKINSAIVVGTIIVLLVIILLVLFFKTEIGLATRATGDNIDMSEANGIKTDNMKIIGYMLSNGCIALAGALLVQNNNFADLNSGIGTIVIGLASIIIAEVLFKNKSLGLRLLTIVIGAILYRFILACVLELRVDPADLKLFSAIILVICLSSPLIQKKLGFSKLGKRKGGAN
- a CDS encoding ABC transporter substrate-binding protein gives rise to the protein MKKKLLGLSIVSAVALLALGACGDGKKTDSDTNSDSKKIGVLQPVEHGSLDAAFEGFKEGLADNGFKDGDNLTIDYSNAQNDQAQLKSMSEKLVKEKPDLLLGIATPAAQSLLNETTDIPILVTAVTDLVSAKLVKSDEKPGGNVTGTTDIVPIDKQITLLLSIVPDAKTVGIMYNAGEANSKFQADMAEKALKNAGIKSKVLTANSTNDVQQVTTSLAKDVDAIYIPTDNTFASAAAVIGEVAKEHKTPVIAGSIEQVEEGGLATVGIDYKSLGKQTGAMAAKILKGEAKPEDMPVEKAKDLELFVNKDMAKALDIDLDTIKAP
- the rpoB gene encoding DNA-directed RNA polymerase subunit beta gives rise to the protein MAGHVVKYGKHRERRSFARISEVLELPNLIEIQTDSYQWFLDEGLREMFEDILPIDDFQGNLSLEFVDYELKEPKYTVEEARAHDANYSAPLHVTLRLTNRESGEIKSQEVFFGDFPLMTEMGTFIINGAERVIVSQLVRSPGVYFHGKVDKNGKEGFGSTVIPNRGAWLEMETDAKDISYVRIDRTRKIPLTVLVRALGFGSDDTIFEIFGETLSLRNTIEKDLHKNASDSRTEEGLKDIYERLRPGEPKTADSSRNLLNARFFDPKRYDLANVGRYKVNKKLDLKTRLLNLTLGETLIDSETGEILVEKGTVLTHQVMETLGEHIDNGLNSVTYYPSEDGVVTEPMTVQVIKVLSPKDPERIVNVIGNGYPDTSVKTVRPADIVASMSYFFNLQEDIGNVDDIDHLGNRRIRSVGELLQNQFRIGLARMERVVRERMSIQDTETLTPQQLINIRPVVASIKEFFGSSQLSQFMDQTNPLGELTHKRRLSALGPGGLTRDRAGYEVRDVHYSHYGRMCPIETPEGPNIGLINSLSSYAKVNKFGFIETPYRRVDRATGRVTDKVDYLTADTEDHYIVAQANSRLNEDGTFAEELVMARLQSENLEVTIDRVDYMDVSPKQVVAVATACIPFLENDDSNRALMGANMQRQAVPLIQPRSPLVGTGMEYKSAHDSGAALLCKHDGVVEYVDASEVRVRRDNGALDKYMVTKFRRSNSGTSYNQRPIVLLGEKVEKGDTLADGPSMEEGEMALGQNVLVGFMTWEGYNYEDAIIMSRRLVKDDVYTSIHIEEYESEARDTKLGPEEITREIPNVGEDALKDLDEMGIIRIGAEVKDGDLLVGKVTPKGVTELSAEERLLHAIFGEKAREVRDTSLRVPHGGGGIVHDVKIFTREAGDELSPGVNMLVRVYIVQKRKINEGDKMAGRHGNKGVVSRIMPEEDMPFLPDGTPIDIMLNPLGVPSRMNIGQVLELHLGMAARQLGIHIATPVFDGANDDDVWETVREAGMASDAKTVLYDGRTGEPFDNRISVGVMYMIKLAHMVDDKLHARSIGPYSLVTQQPLGGKAQFGGQRFGEMEVWALEAYGAAYTLQEILTYKSDDVVGRVKTYEAIVKGEPIPKPGVPESFRVLVKELQSLGLDMRVLDIEEQEIELRDMDDDDDDLITVDALTKFAEQQSAKQLEKEAAEAKEAADAVLEQEIETAEDTKN